One Vicia villosa cultivar HV-30 ecotype Madison, WI linkage group LG5, Vvil1.0, whole genome shotgun sequence genomic window, atttattaatgtatttttttcagTGGCAAAGAGTAGAAAATTTGACTACATCAAggacattaacaaaaaaaaaaagtggagATGGTTCGATGGGAGAGCAGTctcatttttcattaaatttccataataatcaacattaagagtttattaataacaattatacaTTAATATGTTGAGTTAACAGCCCCAAATTATTAAtcatagaaataataatatttttaaaattaatatataataataataatatctcaatttttatttatttttttactttttatcaagaactatattttttcagagtcaaaattgtaatcaacaataataattaattatctctaatattattttaatttttatccaacataaatatcatcattgaaaacaactacaaattgataaattaaattaatattgatatgataatcatcattgaagaaattatttcgtttaattaatatatattttaatataattatttaaccataaccatattatatttatttaatatttataccgactttacgtgacccgtgcgggcgcacgggtcctttactagtttttATGTTATAGTAGTAGTAGGTTTATCTTATGTCATTATACCTTTTTTatctattaacaatatataaaatttaaattaccTGGATTTTCCACGTATGCCCTAACTAATATTAGCTAAAACTAATCTAACCATTAAGGGTACATTAGTCTTTGTATTAAATACTGAAACATGGTTGATTCTAATTCAAATTTTGCTGACATGGCGTCATTACAACAAAACTGTATCAttaattttctcctattttttttttaagttttcacCTTTTTTCACATCTCAAGCATTGATCAGCACGAAATGTAATGATTATATATGTAGCGTGTGCTTTTTTGTATTTATGGATGTTTGTTGGAATTACAAACCCTAGACGGCAGCTGCATCATCACGCAAGGGACTTAGCACAGCTTCCTACAACAAAAACCTTTCAACTTTCCATGCTGCATTGTGCCCAAATCCACTATAAATACCCTCACCTACATACCATTCATTCCAAAATCGTTCTACCAAAACTACTCAAGGTTTTATATTAATTTTCTCAGTGATATTAACGTTTTGTTGCTGTTAGTGTGTATATTAACATCTATTTTTTCAGGTAATCGTGAAAAGAAATTAATGGCGCGTCCAATTGAGTATGTGAGAGATATCAATGACTCAAAGGACCTATGGAAGATTTCTGTTAGGTGCAAACATATTTGGTCAGTcacaagtgcttcaaagaaggaaCACCTTGAAATGATTCTCGTGGATTCTAAGGTTTGCATCCATGTTCATGTCTGTAcacttatttttcatatttttggacCAGATGCTGATtccatacatttttaattaatgtaGGGATCTATGATTCAAGCTGTTGTACCTCCGTACTTGGTTGCCAAGTTCAAGGAATATCTCTGTCATGGTTGTTCATACGTAATGCAGAATTTTAAAGTAGGTTCCAATGACTTTTCTTTTAAGTCCACCGATCACAAACACAAGCTGGTGTTCTATGGATCAACTTCCCTTAAGAAAACGGACAACCCAGAAATTCCTGTTAATGTTCTCAATCTACTTAGTCTGTCTGACACTGTAGATGGCAAgttccaatcaaatattttagTTGGTAACCGTCTTCTTGGACTAAGTCGTAATTTTTTACCTCTGAGATTAAACGTGTGTGAGTTTTGACTTATATACGCGCTTATCTTATATTGCACGTTCTTATGTTTCAGATGTTCTTGGTGGAGTTGTAGAGATTACTCAATCCAACGTCAGTTCTGATAACAGCAAGAGCAAAGTTGTTTTTTCAATTACTGATAATAGGTGAGATCCATATACACACACTATTATACATAtgcatgtaatatttttttatatgctTAACAGATTCATTTTTTTGTATTGCAGCAAATCCATGGTTGTGTGTACGTTATGGGGTCAATTTGCAATCCAATTCAATGAGTATTGGACAAAAATAAGGATGATGGTAATATGGTTGTGCTTTTGATTAATGCTCGAATAAAGGAGGCTCGAGGTATATGCTTCtgaatttttgtattttgatgtGATATCATAGATGTGTTAAAAATTTGACATTctgaaattatttaatataactttACAGGAAACTTTCCTTTAAACGTATCCAATGCGTGGAATGGCACAAAACTGATCATTAATGATACTGGTTTTGAACATGTTTCCAAGCTAAAAGAAAGGTATTTGCATCATCCTTTATTTTATTAACCGCTTGATAGATAATATAATTCTAACATGCATTATCTTATTATTATTGATGCAGTTTTAAAGGTGATTTCCCAAAGTTATCAGATACAGGCGTCCAAGTTACTGCATCACAAAATTCACAATACTCAAATTTCGATAAGTTTGTATGGAAAGCTGATGTTTTAAGTCTTGCAGAAATAGGGGGTTTGCAACAGGCAAGGGACCACGTACTTTGAATGTATATTATTAACTTTGTACCGCTCatcattaaatttttatattggtTTTGTATGTTAGGAAACTACATGTGTAACTGTTGCCACGCTGGATAAATTTGATGTTGGACAATCTGGATGGTATTACGATGGATGTGTTGACTGTACAAAAAGTGTGACTTTGAGGGATGGAAAGCTTAAGTGTTATGCAAAACATATAAGTCCTTTTCCCGTGCCCAGGTATTGTTaaagatttttctgatttttatttttctttctatatCTTATTATGGCTTATGATATACTATAACATGCTGTAGGTTTAAACTGGAAATATTGGCTGTTGACGGTAAATGCAATGCTAAGTTCATTTTTTGGGATGCCGACTGTGTTAAGTTGGTAGGCAAATCCGCTGCTGAGATTATAAATGGTCTAAAAAGGGTACATGAGCTCCCTTCATCATTCTATATGTCCATAATTCAAATAAATGTATTCttacatatctttttttttttttgaaacaagACTGGGGAGTATGATCCGCTTGAATTCCCTTACGAACTTGATTTAATATTGAAGCGTGAGTTGGCTATCAGAGCTGTATTCCAGTCCAAAAATGGACGCCTTTCTGTGATTGGTTTCAGAGTTGATACGGAAACCCGTAACAGAGTTAAGGACAATTTTAGAGCTGAAGAGGTAAATGTCTTTTGCTGTAACTTTTAACTGGACATTTAATTACATTGTAATATACTGATGGATTGTTATTTCTCATGCAGCCTACATCTAGGCTTCGCATAATTGAACCAACATCGCAGGACGAATTTCCAAGTGTTTCTGTAAGTTTTGCATAATTCACTTACTGAATGTAGCTGATTGTTACCGTCTGCAAATGTTGAGCTTGACAATAACGTTTTTTCCATACGCATGATTTCAGGAACCTCTGTCTGTCTCAGCTGATTATGATCCTTCTGCCTCAAATACTAATCTTACCCCTTCTAAGAGAATTTTGACCGAAGTTGTTGAGGAAATTGAAGGTGTCCAGCTTTCGTCGACGAAGTTAATTAAAGATATCAAGAAGGAAGAGTAGTGGAAGATGAGCACGGAACATGTGTTGTACCCAGTTTGtaggatttgtttttttttttgctgaACACTTTATTTTGAtgtattttatgtgattcgaaccTTATGGGACAAATCAAGTGTTTAATTTTAAGTTATTGTatttcttgctaattttgaatTGCAACAACTATGTTTGTGTTATTTTAAGTATGAAATACGATTTTTGGAGTTGATGTTTAATTGTTGTTTATATATAATTTGGTTTAATGTGGAGAATAATTCTATAATAAACTTTTATATATggataaaaaaataaagttataaagtttttctatttaataaagtttaacaaatttcttaAATTCTTATCAATACTTTGTTTACTGGCGACGTCTAAAAAATTTTCGTTGCAACAATGACATATCTTAAAATTGAAGGATGATCAATTTGTCTAAAATGAGTTGTTTCTTCtccaatgcaaaaaaaaaaaatcccatTCATATATGCTTTATGCCTCTAAAGATGCGTCGTGATTCAATATTTAATGGAATGACGATGTGAGTATTGGGTAAAAATATGTTAAACATAATACGATTGTATGTTTTATCACCATAATATACTGTTGcttttttctaatttatatttttatttttcccaTACTATGTAGATTGCAGACAACCAAAGCATTGTATATTATAGCATTATCCTATTTCGAATTTTTATTGTAACATCTTTTGGCTTCTGGTGATTCTCTTATTGTAAAATCCATATTCATTTGCTCAACAACCCTATTTGGTTCTACTCTTTCTATTTCTGGACACAGCACTTCAGCAAAGTACAGCTGAGTGGTTGCAAATTATTCTTCCACCCATTTTGGCTATCAAATCATACAATGTGATGATTTTCAATGGAGGTAATTGGCTAGCATATCATACAATGTGATGATTTTCGATGGAGGTAATTGGTTTGTACATGGTaatgtttattaaaaaatattttgaatactGTGTTCTTTACATAACAAATTATGAGTTTTATGCTTGCTACTACCCTTATGTAATTGGAGAAGACATCTCAAAAGTTATCTTTCATAGAAACAATAAAGTATGATACTATAATTATTGTACCATATAATACAGCTATGAATTCATGTTGTATATAAAAGCTAAACGTATACATAAAGGTTACTTGAGTGATATGTGTTATCATGATGATGCATCTTTCAAGTTTCTCAGAAACGATTGGTTATTGTGCTCAGCACGTTCTTCAACAAACTGTGTAATGATGAAAACCTATGTCATGCCCATTTCATTTAATTTGCGTTTGCTGTATGTACGTGTGAATTCGTGATATTAGTTGTAATGGCATGCACTTTAGTAATTATTCATTTTAGACGACTCTTTGAGTTTTATGCATTGTTGTTTTTTATTCAGTCAGATTTTGGAATTGTCATGGAAATATCTATATATACACAACCATTCAAACTAtaatcttataataaatattgatGCATCtggtttaaaacaaaaaaaaagttgcttttatcATGTGTGTTTTTATATGACTGAGGTGTTGCATATTGTAATtcaataaccatggatacaactATCATTAAGAGGAAGAGGAAATCGGCACTCGCAAGAAGACATCGGAGAGctgtcttgaatgaaagaacaaaaaaaaggAATAAAGTTGATGAAAATGGAAGTGATTTCTGTTAAATAGGCTTGGATCTCAACCCCCAAAAGCTAGCTCAAGAGGTGAGGTTgtcctcacatatttatacacccaacaatccgggaacctaagcaatgtgggacttcaaacaaactcacaaataccaacttcaacaccCACCCTCACGCCTAGCGTGGGCATGGGCCAAACGCCCACATTGCAGTCCTTAAcccggctctgataccatgttacatatgcttggatctcaacctcaaaagctagctcaagaggtgaggttgtcctcacatatttatacacccaacagtccgggaacctaagcaatgtggaacttcaaacaaactcacaaataccaacttcaacaccCACCCTCACGCCTAGCGTGGGCATGGGCCAAACGCCCACATATTGCAGTCCTTAATAGAGCCGGGTTAAGGACtgcaatgtgggacttcaaacaaactcacaaataccaacttcaacaccCACCCTCACGCCTAGCGTGGGCATGGGCCAAACGCCCACATATTGCAGTCCTTAacctggctctgataccatgttaaatatgcttggatctcaagctcaaaagctagctcaagaggtgaggttgtcctcacatatttatacacccaacagtccgggaacctaagcaatgtgggacttcaaacaaactcacaaataccaacttcaacaccCACCCTCACGCCTAGCATGGGCATGGGCCAAACGCCCACATTGCAGTCCTTAAcccggctctgataccatgttaaatatgcttggatctcaaccccaaaagctagctcaagaggtgaggttgtcctcacatatttatacacccaacagtccgggaacctaagcaatgtgggactttaaacaaactcacaaataccaacttcaacatgttaaatatgcttggatctcaacctcaaaagctagctcaagaggtgaggttgtcctcacatatttatacacccaacagtccgggaacctaagcaatgtgggacttcaaacaaactcacaaataccaacttcaacatCCACCCTCACGCCTAGCGTGGGCATGGGCCAAACGCCCACATATTGCAGTCCTTAacctggctctgataccatgttaaatatgcttggatctcaaccccaaaagctagctcaagaggtgaggttgtcctcacatatttatacacccaacagtccgggaacctaagcaatgtgggacttcaaacaaactcacaaataccaacttcaacaccCACCCTCACGCCTAGCGTGGGCATGGGCCAAACGCCCACATTGCAGTCCTTAAcccggctctgataccatgttaaatatgcttggatctcaacctcaaaagctagctcaagaggtgaggttgtcctcacatatttatacacccaacagtccgggaacctaagcaatgtgggacttcaaacaaactcacaaataccaacttcaacaccCACCCTCATGCCTAGCGTGGGCATGGGCCAAACGCCCACATATTGCAGTCCTTAacctggctctgataccatgttaaatatgCTTGGATGAGGTGAGGTTGTCCTCACATATTTAACAATTTCAAGATATGTTATAGCATTTTCTATCATCCATTACGTGACAATGTAAGGATACCACTGTCTAATATAACTTCTTCTATCAGTAATATAGGGATTCAGAAGCGTCGCTCACCACTCGGTGGAGTTGCAAAATCATCAGCCAAACTATTGCAAATTGGTCTGAAAGAATCTGTGTCATACAATCTTATGGAAAAACATGCATACGAAAATATTATCTATCAGGCAACACCTCAGCCTAACACGACAGATAGTCATTTCTCATCTGAAAGCTCCATATCAAATATTACTGCTGTTTCACTCACCCCTGCACAGAAATCTGCAATGGCACGTGAGAGGAGAAAGTCActtataaatttgaaaaaatctCGCACACGCACAACACCAGCCACGAACGGAAGTTGTAACACCATAGAAACTGATAATCTTCATTCTCCGGTATGTATATCCGAATTGTTATAACATGTGTTAAACTTTTTTATTGCAGCTTAATTCTTTCCTCTTGATATAAACATCGTGCTATAAATTTGATTGCAGCCTATAACATCCGTCGTTTCATCCAGCAGAAAGAAAAAAACTCATGATGTCCGAACCATCGCAGCAAATTTATTCAATGACTTTTCTAATGTTGCCAATGGGGGTATCTCTTCCTCCACAGGCAACCGCGTTGGTACAACCGAAGTAGACATTGAAGACGATGATAGTTCGGACGAGGATAGATCGGACAAATCGTTTAGTGATAGTGAATGTGAGTTCATAAACAACAATCCTGACTATGATTCAGCATCAAGCGTCGATGACCATGAGCAGCAAAATACAAATTATAGTTCGATTAATGATCATGATTCAGgttacattttattttaaaatgttataTTATCATGTCAAACTATTGTTCATTCATAATGAGtacattatattatatataaaaaaatccaAGTGCCTTATTTCAACGTTTGTTCATTTGTTATGGGCATATTATGATTTCGGTTGTATCTTTTCAGGATACTCAGATATAGGTGATCCTGCAATAGAATGTACACGTTGTGGGGCACTTATGTGGTACGGAGAGAAATCTGATAAACGAAAACATAGTGTTGTCCCCAAATTCCAACAGTGTTGTGGAAATGGCAAGATTTTGCTTCCTCTTTTGAAATTACCTCCTCCTTATCTTAACCAGTTGTTGTTTCAAGATAATGGTGCGGATAATCAGAATTATCAGCAATATTATAGATTGTACAACATGATGTTTGCCTTTACATCTCCTGGTATGAAGTTTGACAACAGGTTCAATGCCGGTGGAGGTCCTCCTAACATAAGAGTACATGGACAGCCTTGCCATAGGATTGGGAGCATGATGCCGCTTAATGGACAGACACCCAGATTTTCTCAGCTATATATTTACGACACTGAAAATGAAATACAACATCGAATCAAAGGAATGGGGTAATTTATCaccatttaataatttaatagactACATTAATaatatatgcttattattttaagggttaaataaattttttgtccctataaatattgcagtttcatttttagtccctcctgaattttggcaacgattttagctggttttggcaacgatttttttgtaaaaaccgttgTCTAAAGGCAGAGAGGGACTAGAAATGAAAACtgtaatatttatagggaccaaaaacttatttaacccttattttaaATTATTCCTCTGTAGCCTAATTCACGTGTTGTAATTTATTTTTCAGAAACAATCCAAATATAATTCCGCATGTTGTGACCGAATTGAAGAATATGCTTGACGAGTTCAACACACATGCTAAATCTTTTAGGATGGCTGCAGACAGGCTACGACATTCCGATGTACCAGAATTGAAGTTAAGATTAATTGCAGATAGATCAAAAGATGGTAGAATTTACAATCAACCCAATGTTGCAGAAGTTGCTGCATTGATAGTAGGCGACGTTGACACCGGAGATAAAAGGGAGATTATTCTTGAGAGACAAAGCGGTAAGCTAAAGAGAATAAGTGAGTTTCATCCAGCATATCTTGCTTTACAATATCCCCTACTTTTTCCTTATGGAGAAGACGGATTTAGGCTTGGTGTTCTACACAGGGAAacaagttcaaaaaaaaaagatgaataaGCTTACCATAAGAGAATGGCTTGCGTATCGCATTCAAACAAGAGCAACTGAGGCACATACGCTTTTGAGATCACGGAGACTGTTTCAGCAATTTTTAGTTGATGGATTCTGTATGATGGAGTCCCAAAGATTGAATTATATCCGCAAGCATCAGAAGAAACTTAGAGTTTCTATGTACTCCAATCTTACCGGTCCAGACCAAGGATCGGACACACAGGGTTCAAACAAAGGTAAAAGGGTAGTTTTGCCGTCAACCTATGTTGGTAGCAGGAGATACATGGAGCAGCTTTATTTTGATGGAATGGCTATTTGTAGCCACGTTGGTTTTCCCGAACTTTTTATCACTTTTACTTGCAATCCAAAGTGGCCCGAACTTAAGAGACTTACCGACAAAATAAAGCTTCATCCTCACGATCGCCCTGACCTCATATCCCGAGTTTTTAAAATCAAGTTGGATGAGCTGTTGTCTGATTTAACAAAAAAGCATGTATTGGGGAGAGTTGTTGCATGTAAGTCGTTATACGATGCACTAATATACATGGGCCGTCTGGCTTTAACTCATTACTACTTTGAATAATGTTTGTTCTTATTGTTTCGCTATTTTATGTTATTGCAGATATATACATAATTGAGTTTCAAAAAAGAGGTTTACCACATGCACATATTCTGTTATTTATGCATCCCGAAAGCAAGTGTCCCAGTCCAGAAGATATAAACAACATCATTTCAGCATAAATTCCATCGGAGGATGATGATATGCAACTTTATCATCTG contains:
- the LOC131605380 gene encoding uncharacterized protein LOC131605380; the encoded protein is MARPIEYVRDINDSKDLWKISVRCKHIWSVTSASKKEHLEMILVDSKGSMIQAVVPPYLVAKFKEYLCHGCSYVMQNFKVGSNDFSFKSTDHKHKLVFYGSTSLKKTDNPEIPVNVLNLLSLSDTVDGKFQSNILVGNRLLGLSHVLGGVVEITQSNVSSDNSKSKVVFSITDNSKSMVVCTLWGQFAIQFNEYWTKIRMMARGNFPLNVSNAWNGTKLIINDTGFEHVSKLKESFKGDFPKLSDTGVQVTASQNSQYSNFDKFVWKADVLSLAEIGGLQQETTCVTVATLDKFDVGQSGWYYDGCVDCTKSVTLRDGKLKCYAKHISPFPVPRFKLEILAVDGKCNAKFIFWDADCVKLVGKSAAEIINGLKRTGEYDPLEFPYELDLILKRELAIRAVFQSKNGRLSVIGFRVDTETRNRVKDNFRAEEPTSRLRIIEPTSQDEFPSVSEPLSVSADYDPSASNTNLTPSKRILTEVVEEIEGVQLSSTKLIKDIKKEE
- the LOC131605381 gene encoding uncharacterized protein LOC131605381, which codes for MDTTIIKRKRKSALARRHRRAVLNERTKKRNKVDENGRIQKRRSPLGGVAKSSAKLLQIGLKESVSYNLMEKHAYENIIYQATPQPNTTDSHFSSESSISNITAVSLTPAQKSAMARERRKSLINLKKSRTRTTPATNGSCNTIETDNLHSPPITSVVSSSRKKKTHDVRTIAANLFNDFSNVANGGISSSTGNRVGTTEVDIEDDDSSDEDRSDKSFSDSECEFINNNPDYDSASSVDDHEQQNTNYSSINDHDSGYSDIGDPAIECTRCGALMWYGEKSDKRKHSVVPKFQQCCGNGKILLPLLKLPPPYLNQLLFQDNGADNQNYQQYYRLYNMMFAFTSPGMKFDNRFNAGGGPPNIRVHGQPCHRIGSMMPLNGQTPRFSQLYIYDTENEIQHRIKGMGNNPNIIPHVVTELKNMLDEFNTHAKSFRMAADRLRHSDVPELKLRLIADRSKDGRIYNQPNVAEVAALIVGDVDTGDKREIILERQSGKQVQKKKMNKLTIREWLAYRIQTRATEAHTLLRSRRLFQQFLVDGFCMMESQRLNYIRKHQKKLRVSMYSNLTGPDQGSDTQGSNKGKRVVLPSTYVGSRRYMEQLYFDGMAICSHVGFPELFITFTCNPKWPELKRLTDKIKLHPHDRPDLISRVFKIKLDELLSDLTKKHVLGRVVAYIYIIEFQKRGLPHAHILLFMHPESKCPSPEDINNIISA